Genomic segment of Bacillota bacterium:
GCTACATTGCTGCAAGACAGTTTCAAGATCAATACCTTTTCAATCGAGGCATATATAGAGAGGATAGAGTCAGAAAAACTGCCGACCTCTCTGACTCTCGACTTTACCAAACGTCAGCGAGGGGTATACTTCTTGTTCTGGAATGCTTATTCCATGAATATTTCTCCGGATCAATTTGAAGTTATCGTTGGCGTACCACTCAGAAAAATGTTTGGGTTTGAGCTTCTGGTCTTAGAAAAGATGGGCCTGATCTACCGTGAAAAAGGCCAATATCGGTTAACTGATAAGGCAGCATATTATTATCATTATATTGAGCAAGCCTATACCACTGCCTACATTGATAAGATGTGGAACATTTCCAGGAAGGTCCCTTTCCCGGAGGAGATTGTCCTGAGATAACAGCCTAACGAGTATTATTGTTGAGAAGCCTTTAGTTATAAATATCTGTAAGGAAGCATTACAGTAGTCTAGGCTACGGCGCCCGTCTCCATCTACTTTCATCCTAAAAAACCCGGATCGTTGTGTTGATTCAAAAAAAGGGAACCTGCCTATGCTGGGTTCCCTTTTATATGCTACAAGGTAGAGGGTTCACTTACCAAGAGTTGTGTCTAAGCCATGACCAGGGAGCATACATGCCATAATCAGGAACAGCCCCTTGTTGCACGTCCTAAAATGTGTTTGGGCCTTAACTGCCCGTTATGCTCGGATTTTGCCCCACAGCACTTACAAGATTCGGTTTTTCACTGGCAATAGCAAATGTCATCTTGCTATTGGACCGGAATACGGCTGCCGTTTATAATGACAGCGGTAACTTTGGTAACGTCAAGAGGAACTTCCGTGTTCCAGTGCAAATTAAAGGTCTGTTTTTGAGGGTTATGGCTACCGCCGCCGCCTTCCAACGGAATAACATCATCTGTTGTCTCAACTGCCACAGACATTCCGCTGGCCATGCACTCTTCTCCCGTGTAGGAACCGATGACTTGAAGTCCCAAGGGGCTAAGGGTTATATGCTCAAAGAGATGGCCTTCAACGGGAATGTCATTTGTTAAGATACGCATTTGACGACTGGTATCGCTTAGATTTGCGGCTACCTTCCAGCGGCCTTCCACACCGGAATAAACCGAGCCGGCATAGCAAAGAGTATAGCCATCAAGTTCCTCGGTGTCTATAGAAAAGACAGTTTCCTGATATTTGTATACTGCATCGGCATAGTTGTTTTTCTCGTGGTCAAGGAGGCGATAGTCCTTATCACTGAAGAGCTCCAATTCATAGTCGGCCATAATCAATTTGCCGTCAGGTGTCATCAGAGAGAACGTAGCATCATTGCTCCCAAACTCTTTATACCAAAGATTGCCTGTCTGAACATGCAGTTTTCCATCGATAATACCGATATTTGAAATCCACTGGTCGTCTTCGCTATGGGGCATAGGGGCATAATTGCCGGGTGTAAGGACCACTGTCAAATCGCTAAGGTCATCCGGGATATCCGAGTCTCCCCAAATCTGGTTTTCACTTATGAATGTAGTGTCAGCCTCCTTTATACATGATAGTGACAGAGAAATCGGCTCCTCATATGACCTTTTATCAAAACATATAAGAAAGCTGCCTAATTCCAGCGGATCGGACAGCGGTGAATCCGAATCGGCTGTAATATTGAATTCATAATATATGGTATTGGTTTCCTCGTCAAAGTAGAGCATTTTTTGCCCGCAGCTGAAGCTAGTGGCAATTTCGTCTGTTTGTCCCTTTGCTTCTTGTTTCTGTGTATTCATTTTCACGGTAAGCCCGTCCTGGAAATCGGTTTGCTCAGTCAGTCGGTTTTGCCCGCTTACATCTTGAAGAGACAGATAGACAACCGCCATATTGTCGTATTTTTGTGCGCCGATGACCTCCATGCGGATTCCCTGATCTTCACAATATGCCTCGACAGGCTCAACAATTTCACCAAAGGAGGGATTAAATTTTTCGATAAACCAATCAAAGCCACCCAGTGTCGCAGCCGCTGCGGTGACAACCAACATCACCGACAAAGCTAACGCTGCAACTGCGGACATTGACCAGCGCACCTGGCACGGCGCAGTGCGGGGAATTTCCTCATTCAACCGCCTTTTAACCTGTCCGGCAAGCTTACCGGCATCAACAGTGATTTGTGAAAGTGCGTCATGTATATCTTGTTCGTCCCTATCAAATGTTCTCATATTTCGGCTCCTTTCCATATTGCCCGGCGGTCAGATAGGCCGCCAGCTTCTTTTTTGCCCGTTCGTATCGTTTGCGCAAGGTAGCAGGAGAGCACCCTAACAGTATGGAGAGTTCCTTATAGCTCTGTTCTTCCATTATTCGTCCATAAAGTAAGGCCCGCTCTTTCGGTTTGAGCCGCCGTAGGGCGTAGAGTGTCTCGTCACTCAGACCCGTATCATTAGCAGGCGAAACTGCTTCAACTCGAATTTCACTAAAAAATAAAAATCTGCGTTTTTTCAGTTGGTTTAAACCGCGATTGTATGTAATTTTATACAGCCATGCAGAGAGATTACTGCCGTCAAAAGTTGTACGGTTTTGATAAGCCGAAAGAAAAACCTCTTGCACCACATTTTCCGCTTCATGGTAGTCACATAAGATAGCAGTTGCATATCTAAGCAGCTTTTCACCGTAAAGATTGATTACCTCTTCCAGCTCATCTTCTCCGCCGGCGGCAAACCGATGCCCCAACTCTATATCACTCATGGGTTTCCTCCTTTCAACGTTCATCAGCCGACTGTACCCTTATAACAGTTCGAATAACAGTTTTGTGACATAACGGGAGCAGCATAGTTTTTTCTTGCGCCTTCTGCTTGTCCACTATCAATCCACCCGCGGACACACTGAGCAAAGTTGTGACCACTTTAAGACCAAAAATCGTTTGACTTTTAGCTTTAGTGCGAACAGCCAGCTTTTACGTTTATGCTCTGCAGCACATAAACGTAATTACGTGCTCCCTAAACTAATTGTAAGGGTTGGAAGCAACACCTATACTTTTATTCTCTACAGATTTGTTTGTGCAGCGAAACATGGGGTAATAGTCAATCCTTCTCATTTCGTGCACTTAAGCAAAAGGATAGCCGTTGCCAACATACCAAAAGATATTAGCGCTATTATGATAGATACTGCTACAAAATCACTGATAAAAAAACTAACCCCGTACCAGGGTCCCAAGAGAACAATAACAAAAGGTATGGCCCAATCAACGATAACATCAGTTATATTTACATAAGCAGTTAGCAGCGCGAACAAAAGCGTTAGCAGCCAAAATGCAGCACAAACCGCCATTATTCGCCGCCTTTTGTTTATTGTACTAATGACCAAAACAAGAACCCCAATGCCTGTGTAGGCCAACGTAACAATTAAGTTCTTGGCGCTGGCAGGGCTCCCCATAAGAAACTCAGGGAAATTCAAGACCACAGCGGCAATGACGGTCGCTATGGATAAGACTGTGGTTGTTTTACTGTTCATTCCCAACCCCCCGGATCTGTATTTGTTACCGGCTACGTTTTTCAATTACCCTGCAGACAGCCAGCGTAACCGCGGAAATACCAAATCCCAACAGACCAAATGTCATGAGCATTCCCTCTTTCATGGTGGGATATGGATTATATACATACAGTGACTTGTATAAATTGCTTCCGCCCAGAATAAGAAACAAGGTCGGCATAACGTACCCTAATACCCTTTGCTTTCTGGTTGAAAGTAGAACTTGAATTCCTATTATTAGAAAGAGCACTGTCGCCCCGACAACGCCTAGATCGTAACCGATACGCATGATTGAAACCCCCACTTTACTAATATTTCAGCCAATCACACTTAATAAGTTTGCCAGACAGATGTGTAACTTCAACGGAGGCTATACTCATCTTGTCTGGCTGTTTTCTTGCAGCCACTCTTTCAATTCCTCAAAGCGCTGATCAATGTGCTCTGTAATAAGTCTATACAGTATATGGGCCGTTATTGAAACCAAGGCCACAGGTCCTAAAATTGCAATCCACGGAATTTGCATTTCAATACCCTCACGTTGCTTATTTATAGATCACCAGGTAATAACCTCCACTAATGTCCTCAGTGACGTTAAGAAACCAATGGTTGATATGACACCATACCAAAAGGTCTTATTTTCGTTTCCTTTAAGTGCATGTTTTGCCGCATGTATTAGTCCAAACACAAACATTCCCGCCGACAGCGGGGAAAAATACCACAAAAAAGTGGCTAAAGCGTGATTCATGGCCACCCTCCTCCTGGTTGATCACTGATTACCCACTAAAATATGACATCGGTTAGTAACTACCCAGGGCTTAGCTAACAAATATGCTTTGTATGTATATGGAAATCGCGGTACAATTGGGTTGAGACAATACCTCAAGGAGTGTTCAACCTGAAAAAAATTGTTGCTCTCTTAGCCCTGGCCTTACTTCTGGCCGTCTTTTTGTACGGGGAAAATAATCTTGTTGCTGTTAACTATTTGACCTTAAACCTTGATAACCTGCCGACAGCATTTACCGGTCTGAAAATTGTGCATCTTTCCGACCTGCACGGGAAATCATTCGGTAAGGAGCAACGGGGAATAGTACAAAAGGTTAAAGCAGCACAGCCGGATCTTGTAGTGTTCACCGGTGACCTGATCGACCGCCGCCACGGCGGCGCCAAAGCAGGCCTAGAACTTCTGGACCGGTTGGCTAAAATTGCACCGGTCTACTACGTTACCGGAAATCACGAGGGATGGGCGGGAACATTTGACACCTTGCGCCCCCAGCTGGAAAAAAGAAACGTTAAAGTTCTAAGCAATACCCACCACCGCCTTCAGCGCGGTCAGGACAGTATCTACATCCTCGGTATTGACGATCCGGCCTTCCAATGCAAGTCCTACAGACAAGGCGAACTAATCAGGCCCGAACTTAAAGCTGCACTCGAAGGTACCGACAGCTTTACCATACTTTTGGCCCATCGGCCGGAACTCATTGAAACTTACAGCCATTTTGGGATCGATCTGGTTTTCTCGGGACACGCCCACGGCGGACAGATTCGGCTGCCTTTGGTGGGTGGTCTGGTCGCACCAGGGCAGGGTTTTTTCCCGCGCTACACCAGCGGCATTTATAGGGAAGGCTCTTCCGTTCTCGTGGTCAGCCGGGGTCTTGGCAACAGCGTTTTCCCGCAAAGACTGTTTAACCGGCCTGAAATTGTCGTGGTAACCCTGAACAGAAACTAGAAGATACACATGATGCGCCTGAAAAAGGCGAAAATCTATATTTGGAAGGAGAGCAACCATGGATTACAGGAGATTCGGGAACAAGTACGTGGTTCGGTTGGAGAAAGGTGAAGAGATAGTTGAGTCCATTAAAACGCTGTGCCGAGAGAACAATATCCGGCTAGGAACAGTCTCTGGCATTGGGGCAGTGGATAAAGCTGTCATCGGTTTGTTTGAACCGGCGACCAAGAAGTATCATTCGCGGGAGTTGACTGGGGATATGGAGATCACCAGCTTAATGGGCAATATCTCCACCCAAGAGAGAGACGTTTATTTACATCTGCACGCTACCCTAGCCGGCAGCAGC
This window contains:
- a CDS encoding DNA-binding protein; amino-acid sequence: MDYRRFGNKYVVRLEKGEEIVESIKTLCRENNIRLGTVSGIGAVDKAVIGLFEPATKKYHSRELTGDMEITSLMGNISTQERDVYLHLHATLAGSSHQAIGGHLNSAVISATGEIVIDVIDGSVDRKFSQEIGLNLFEF
- a CDS encoding RNA polymerase sigma factor, with protein sequence MSDIELGHRFAAGGEDELEEVINLYGEKLLRYATAILCDYHEAENVVQEVFLSAYQNRTTFDGSNLSAWLYKITYNRGLNQLKKRRFLFFSEIRVEAVSPANDTGLSDETLYALRRLKPKERALLYGRIMEEQSYKELSILLGCSPATLRKRYERAKKKLAAYLTAGQYGKEPKYENI
- a CDS encoding metallophosphoesterase is translated as MKKIVALLALALLLAVFLYGENNLVAVNYLTLNLDNLPTAFTGLKIVHLSDLHGKSFGKEQRGIVQKVKAAQPDLVVFTGDLIDRRHGGAKAGLELLDRLAKIAPVYYVTGNHEGWAGTFDTLRPQLEKRNVKVLSNTHHRLQRGQDSIYILGIDDPAFQCKSYRQGELIRPELKAALEGTDSFTILLAHRPELIETYSHFGIDLVFSGHAHGGQIRLPLVGGLVAPGQGFFPRYTSGIYREGSSVLVVSRGLGNSVFPQRLFNRPEIVVVTLNRN